The Fusobacterium periodonticum 1_1_41FAA genomic sequence TCTCTATTTTCTCTTGCCTCTTTTATTAGAAGGTGTGCTTCTTCTTCTGCTTTTCTTTGTGCATTTTTAACAATTTCACTAGCTTCTTTTCTTGAATTAAGAACTTGAGCTTCAGCTTCTTTATGTAGTTTTTCAGCTTCTTCTCTGTTTTTTGTTGCTTCAACTAATTCAGCTTCTATTTTTTGCTTTCTTTCATTTATTATTTTTGATATAGGTTCTTTAAAATATTTCTTTACTATAAATAAAAGAACAAAAAAGTTAATGATTTGCCAAAAAAACGTAGCATCAATAGATATTATTGGCACTCTATTTTACCTCCTTTCATCAGTTGAATGACAGATATATCTTATTATCCTAATTTGCTTAAGAAAGGGTTTGCATAAAGTAAAATTAGTGCAATAACTAATGAGTAAATACCTGTAGATTCTGCTACGGCTTGTCCTAGTATCATTGTAGAGATTATGCTTCCTCTTGCTTCTGGTTGTCTTGCAACAGATTCAACTGCTTTCCCGGCTGCATATCCTTCCCCGATTCCTGGTCCTAATCCTGCTATCATAGCAAGTCCTGCTCCAACTGCTGAACATCCTAAAACTATTGTTTTTGCTGTTAATAAATCCATATTTTCTATTCCTCCTAAAATTTTTTTATTTTTTACTCAGTATACTCTGCATCTCCTAGTGAACCTTGAACATATACCATAGATAAGGTTACGAAAACGAAACTTTGTACTAAACCTGCAAATAGGTCAAAATACAAGTGCAGAGGTGCTGGGATGAAGTAAGGTACTGCCATATAAATAAGCCCCATTATAACCATACCAGCAAACATATTTCCAAACAATCTCATAGATATATTTAATGGTTTTGCAAACTCTCCAACTATGTTTAATGGAACCATAACTGGTGTTGGGTCTCCAAAGCCTTTTAAATATCCAAGTATACCATTATTCTTTATATTTATTGATATAAACAAGAAGGTTACTATCAATGCCAGACAAACAGTAGT encodes the following:
- the atpE gene encoding ATP synthase F0 subunit C — encoded protein: MDLLTAKTIVLGCSAVGAGLAMIAGLGPGIGEGYAAGKAVESVARQPEARGSIISTMILGQAVAESTGIYSLVIALILLYANPFLSKLG
- the atpF gene encoding F0F1 ATP synthase subunit B; the protein is MPIISIDATFFWQIINFFVLLFIVKKYFKEPISKIINERKQKIEAELVEATKNREEAEKLHKEAEAQVLNSRKEASEIVKNAQRKAEEEAHLLIKEARENRENILRATELEVTKIKNDTKDELGREVKNLAAELAEKIIKEKVDDNQETSLIDKFIAEVGEDK